CTGCTGCCGGATGGGCATATCGGCCGCATGGCGGTGGCCGCGGCGTGGCGCGGGCGTGGCATCGGCGGCCGCGTGCTCGAGGCGCTGGCGACCGAGGCTGTCCGCCGTGGCCTGCCACAGGTCGTGCTCAACGCCCAGGTGCAGGCGCTGGCCTTCTATCGCCGACACGGCTTCGTCGAAGAGGGCGAGGTCTTCATGGAGGCGGGGATTCCGCACCAGACCATGCGGCGGTCGTGCGCGCGACCGGCAGGCGGCGGCGCATGACGGACACGCCGGGGTGGGACGAGCCCTTCGTCGCCGAACTGGGCCCGCTGCGTTCGCTGCAGTTCGACGGCCTGACCGTGCAGAGCGTGATGTCGGTCGTCGAGCCCGACGCGCTGGCGCTCGACTACACCCGGGCGATGATGGGCTTCCTGCTGTTCAACCCGCACCCGCGCCACATCGTCATGGTGGGGCTCGGCGGT
This genomic window from Thauera humireducens contains:
- a CDS encoding GNAT family N-acetyltransferase produces the protein MTMAEGVRIEIVDWTAAQPRVMPLRMQVFVVEQGVPAEIELDEFDPLSRHAVASGAGGEVVATGRLLPDGHIGRMAVAAAWRGRGIGGRVLEALATEAVRRGLPQVVLNAQVQALAFYRRHGFVEEGEVFMEAGIPHQTMRRSCARPAGGGA